In a single window of the Coffea eugenioides isolate CCC68of chromosome 3, Ceug_1.0, whole genome shotgun sequence genome:
- the LOC113766194 gene encoding probable S-adenosylmethionine-dependent methyltransferase At5g38780 encodes MAQEILDNSAYPMVGGDGPYSYARNSNYQKESLDSAKKMMNELIDQHLHPENHVHSMNPFSNSFRVADFGCSAGPNTFHAVHNIIEAVENKYKSLRMEAEMPEFHVFFNDHVNNDFNTLFRNLPATGRYFATGVPGSFYGRLLPRSTLHFAHCSTALHWLSKIPVEVTDKNSPAWNKGRIHYTGAAREVEDAYSTQFGKDFDLFLRARAQELVPGGLMMIVAVGFPDDVQICESSLGESFNVLGSCFLDMAKMGIITQEMVDSFNLPFYYPSPSELKTMIEVNGLFEIKKIEKLVSSIANKRVLLDVDACILHLRAVLGELINEHFGEGVIDILLERHREKYIENPILSDERYIKEASYAVFLKRK; translated from the exons ATGGCTCAAGAGATACTCGACAATTCTGCATATCCCATGGTAGGTGGCGATGGTCCATACAGCTATGCTCGCAATTCCAATTATCAG AAAGAATCACTGGATTCAGCTAAGAAAATGATGAATGAACTGATTGACCAACATCTTCATCCTGAAAACCATGTGCACTCTATGAATCCTTTCAGTAATTCATTTCGAGTTGCAGATTTTGGATGTTCTGCTGGTCCTAACACGTTCCACGCAGTGCACAACATCATCGAAGCTGTTGAAAACAAATACAAATCCCTACGAATGGAAGCAGAGATGCCAGAGTTTCACGTCTTCTTCAACGATCATGTCAATAATGATTTCAACACACTCTTCAGAAACCTTCCTGCTACAGGACGGTACTTTGCAACAGGTGTACCGGGTTCTTTTTATGGGCGCCTACTTCCTCGTTCCAcactacactttgcacactgcTCCACCGCTCTTCACTGGCTCTCCAAGATCCCAGTAGAAGTGACGGATAAAAACTCCCCTGCTTGGAACAAGGGCAGAATTCATTATACTGGAGCTGCTAGAGAAGTTGAAGATGCATATTCAACTCAGTTTGGAAAAGATTTTGATTTGTTCTTAAGAGCCAGAGCACAAGAGCTTGTTCCTGGAGGACTAATGATGATTGTAGCAGTTGGATTCCCTGATGATGTCCAGATATGTGAGTCCAGTTTAGGCGAAAGTTTTAACGTTCTGGGATCCTGTTTCCTGGACATGGCCAAAATG GGAATCATCACTCAAGAAATGGTGGATTCATTTAACTTGCCTTTTTATTATCCATCACCATCTGAGCTGAAAACAATGATTGAGGTGAATGGATTGTTTGAGATTAAGAAAATAGAGAAGCTCGTCTCTTCAATCGCAAACAAACGGGTTCTGCTTGACGTTGATGCCTGTATCCTTCACTTGAGAGCTGTCCTTGGGGAACTCATCAATGAACATTTTGGTGAAGGAGTAATTGATATCTTACTCGAACGTCATAGAGAAAAATATATCGAGAATCCTATACTGTCTGATGAGAGGTACATTAAAGAGGCTAGTTACGCTGTCTTTCTCAAGCGAAAATAA
- the LOC113766196 gene encoding uncharacterized protein LOC113766196: MRLQTAADALRCKTFPMFLKGKARLWFQGLAPGSIWSFTELARQFTAQFVSSKTYSKNVAHLMAIKQKPDESLKNLMTRFNTESLQIRDKDEKKVMAAFMNGLRVEELYYKLAEQPPKNLEELLTRVHAAANAEEATRLKRQSDREFGDRRGRGNPLETKDGQTRKNVFDRLSKDKAPAQPPLPEKGYTPLTRPRAQILALMEAEGLGGRPPKMGTPRNKRNQDRYCAFHRDVGHDTEGCWALRKEIEDLIQRDFLGRFVQPGRPGQERGRAYREERGEGYRPERRDAARGHSPDQDTQDLAGVINTIAGGPTGGDSHTALKNRRPPPDGDDSLKCLRMDEEITFGPRDAVPLASGNHEAIVIDVVTNNYRVKKVYVDQGSAVDILFYRVFKVLGLEDGQLTPVRTPLVGFTGPPINPEGMITLMVTVGQAPRCRTIPVNFVVVKQPSPYNIFLGRPALNALRAIPSSLRLSVKFPAPGGVAEVHGDPEVARACYLAMLLGHEKVVAQVTSLEPYIPGEEDRQLGTQDEIEKFPLKDDRPDQVIRIGASLPPKEKDDLKALLREYAQVFAWTVEDMPGIPTDLAVHHLNIDPRFKPVKQKKRNFAPERNEVIRKEVGKLLESKIIMEVYYPTWLANPVLVKKEDQSWRMCVDFTDLNKACPKDCFPLPRIDRLVNATVGFDVLCYLDAFKGYHQIEMAEGDREKTSFITEEGTYCYRIMPFGLKNAGATYQRLVNKLFQNQIGRNMEVYVDDMIVKSRAGPQLVPDLREILNILWESRMRLNPKKCTFGVRSGRFLGFLVSREGIRANPKKLQTIMDMATPRNVKEVQRLAGRMAALNRFLSRSAVRGLPFFRILKAPKDFQWTEECQRAFTDLKAYLTELPTLTAPKQGETLFLYLSACNEAVSAVLVREDRGAQRPIYYVSRALQGPKTRYTPAEKLVLALVHAARKLRPYFQAHSIVVRIDQPLRQILIKPEVSGRMTKWAVELAEHDIGYQPRTAIKAQALADFLAEGASLSTTEPSFLPEEARPEELWVLFVDGASSKEGSRAGLLLTSPTGEELTYALRFDFPASNNEAEYEALLTGLQIAHQMGVTAIKVRSDSQLVVNQVRREYETKEDVMKKYLAKVREARALFDIFEIERVPRSQNKRADALSKLASSSFAHLCKEVLIEVVEQKSVDQVQVLAIDSPASWMAPIVDFLSSGDLPANKIEARRLQLRAAKYAYAGGTLYRRSYSSPG; the protein is encoded by the coding sequence ATGCGTCTACAAACCGCCGCGGATGCACTCCGTTGCAAGACCTTCCCCATGTTTCTGAAGGGTAAGGCCCGGCTCTGGTTCCAGGGCCTGGCACCGGGGTCTATCTGGAGTTTCACCGAGCTGGCCAGACAGTTCACCGCCCAGTTCGTCTCCTCGAAGACTTACTCGAAAAACGTGGCCCACCTGATGGCCATCAAGCAGAAGCCGGACGAGTCCCTGAAGAATTTAATGACTCGCTTCAACACAGAAAGCCTGCAGATCAGGGACAAGGATGAAAAGAAGGTCATGGCTGCCTTCATGAACGGGCTAAGGGTAGAAGAACTCTACTACAAGCTTGCCGAACAGCCCCCCAAAAACCTGGAAGAGCTCTTGACCCGGGTTCACGCCGCCGCCAACGCAGAGGAGGCCACCCGCCTGAAACGACAGTCAGATCGGGAATTCGGGGATCGGAGAGGACGGGGAAACCCCCTTGAAACCAAGGACGGCCAAACCAGGAAGAACGTCTTCGATCGCCTCTCTAAGGATAAAGCCCCCGCTCAACCGCCACTCCCGGAAAAAGGGTATACACCCCTGACTCGGCCAAGGGCACAGATCCTGGCTTTGATGGAGGCAGAGGGTCTAGGAGGACGGCCGCCCAAGATGGGGACGCCCCGGAATAAAAGGAACCAGGACCGGTACTGTGCCTTCCACCGTGATGTAGGGCATGATACGGAGGGATGCTGGGCCTTGCGGAAGGAGATTGAAGACCTGATCCAGCGCGATTTCTTGGGGCGGTTTGTGCAGCCAGGTCGGCCGGGCCAGGAGCGTGGACGTGCCTACCGCGAAGAGAGGGGCGAAGGCTACCGCCCTGAGCGGCGTGACGCGGCCCGAGGACACTCCCCCGACCAGGACACTCAGGACTTGGCAGGGGTTATAAATACCATAGCCGGGGGTCCCACGGGAGGAGACAGCCATACAGCCCTGAAGAACAGGCGACCTCCCCCCGATGGAGATGATTCACTGAAGTGTCTGCGCATGGATGAGGAGATCACCTTCGGACCAAGGGACGCGGTTCCCTTGGCATCCGGAAATCATGAGGCCATCGTAATAGACGTCGTCACCAATAATTATCGGGTGAAGAAAGTGTACGTCGATCAGGGAAGTGCAGTGGACATCCTGTTCTACAGGGTGTTCAAGGTGCTCGGCCTGGAAGATGGACAGCTAACCCCTGTTCGAACACCTCTAGTAGGCTTTACCGGCCCACCCATCAATCCGGAGGGGATGATCACCCTGATGGTCACAGTAGGTCAGGCACCCAGATGTCGGACCATCCCTGTCAACTTTGTGGTGGTCAAGCAGCCTTCCCCGTACAACATATTCCTAGGTCGGCCCGCTTTGAATGCCCTCCGAGCGATTCCCTCATCGCTACGCCTCAGCGTCAAATTCCCCGCCCCGGGAGGAGTTGCCGAGGTGCATGGAGATCCGGAGGTGGCCCGAGCTTGTTACCTAGCCATGCTCCTGGGACACGAGAAGGTGGTCGCTCAGGTGACCAGCTTGGAGCCTTACATCCCGGGGGAGGAGGATCGGCAGCTGGGCACTCAGGATGAGATCGAGAAGTTCCCATTGAAAGATGACAGGCCTGACCAGGTAATCCGCATCGGTGCGTCGCTACCGCCCAAAGAGAAGGATGACTTGAAGGCCCTCCTAAGGGAGTACGCCCAGGTTTTCGCTTGGACAGTGGAGGACATGCCTGGGATCCCGACTGACCTGGCCGTCCACCACCTCAACATAGACCCCCGCTTTAAGCCagtgaagcagaagaagaggaaCTTCGCTCCAGAGAGAAATGAGGTGATCAGGAAGGAGGTCGGAAAGCTGCTGGAATCCAAAATCATCATGGAGGTCTACTACCCGACCTGGCTAGCCAACCCTGTTCTGGTAAAGAAGGAGGACCAGTCCTGGAGAATGTGCGTTGACTTTACAGATCTCAATAAAGCCTGCCCGAAGGACTGCTTCCCCTTGCCGAGGATCGACAGGTTAGTAAATGCTACTGTTGGTTTTGACGTTTTGTGTTACCTGGATGCCTTCAAGGGATACCACCAGATAGAGATGGCTGAGGGAGATCGGGAAAAAACTTCGTTCATCACCGAGGAAGGGACCTACTGCTACCGGATAATGCCATTCGGGCTGAAGAACGCCGGAGCTACTTACCAGCGTTTGGTCAACAAATTATTCCAGAACCAGATCGGCAGGAACATGGAGGTTTACGTGGACGACATGATCGTCAAGAGCCGAGCAGGACCCCAACTCGTCCCCGACCTGAGGGAGATCTTGAACATCCTCTGGGAAAGCCGGATGCGGTTGAACCCGAAGAAGTGCACCTTCGGAGTTAGGTCGGGCCGGTTCCTCGGTTTCCTGGTCTCCCGAGAAGGGATCCGGGCGAACCCCAAAAAACTCCAGACCATCATGGACATGGCCACTCCACGGAATGTGAAAGAGGTCCAGCGACTCGCGGGAAGGATGGCCGCTCTGAACAGGTTCCTCTCACGGTCTGCGGTAAGGGGGCTCCCCTTCTTCCGAATCCTAAAAGCGCCCAAGGACTTTCAGTGGACCGAAGAGTGCCAGAGGGCCTTCACCGACCTGAAGGCGTATTTGACCGAGCTGCCCACCCTGACCGCCCCGAAGCAGGGAGAAACGTTGTTCCTGTACCTGTCCGCTTGCAACGAGGCCGTCAGCGCGGTTTTGGTGCGGGAAGACAGGGGGGCTCAGAGGCCAATATATTATGTTAGCCGCGCCTTACAAGGTCCGAAAACGCGGTATACTCCGGCAGAGAAATTGGTCCTCGCCCTGGTACATGCTGCCCGGAAGCTCCGACCATACTTCCAGGCCCACAGCATTGTGGTCAGGATCGATCAGCCCTTGCGACAGATACTCATAAAACCTGAGGTCTCGGGTAGGATGACTAAGTGGGCCGTCGAGCTCGCCGAGCACGACATCGGCTACCAGCCCCGCACCGCTATCAAAGCCCAGGCCCTAGCAGACTTCCTCGCCGAAGGGGCCAGTCTGTCCACAACTGAGCCGAGCTTCCTGCCCGAGGAGGCCCGGCCGGAAGAGCTTTGGGTACTATTCGTGGATGGGGCCTCAAGCAAGGAGGGAAGCAGAGCTGGCCTGCTACTCACCTCGCCCACAGGGGAAGAGCTGACCTACGCGCTCCGGTTCGACTTCCCGGCATCCAATAACGAGGCCGAGTACGAGGCCCTATTGACAGGGTTGCAGATAGCCCACCAGATGGGTGTAACCGCGATCAAGGTTAGGAGCGATTCTCAACTCGTAGTCAACCAAGTCCGCAGGGAGTACGAAACTAAGGAGGACGTCATGAAGAAATACTTGGCCAAGGTACGAGAGGCGAGAGCCCTGTTTGACATTTTCGAGATCGAGCGGGTGCCGAGGTCACAGAACAAGCGGGCGGACGCCCTGTCAAAATTGGCATCCTCCTCGTTTGCCCACCTTTGCAAGGAGGTCCTAATCGAGGTGGTCGAGCAAAAAAGCGTTGATCAGGTTCAGGTCCTGGCCATAGACAGCCCAGCCTCATGGATGGCCCCCATCGTAGATTTTCTCAGCTCGGGAGACCTCCCCGCCAACAAAATCGAAGCCCGCCGACTCCAGCTCAGAGCTGCTAAGTACGCCTACGCCGGGGGGACCCTCTACAGGAGGTCCTATTCATCCCCCGGCTAA